Genomic DNA from Thermopolyspora flexuosa:
CGACGACCAGGCCCGCCTCGCCGCGCACCTGCGGGACGTGGAGCGCATGGGGCGGCTCGGCTGGGCCGAGTGGAACCTCGTCACCGGCAAGATCTCCTGGACCGGGCAGCTCTACGAGATCTTCCGCGGCCATGCGCCGCGGCTGCCGCTCCCGCTGGACGAGATCCCCGACCACGTCCACCCCGACGACGCTCCCGAGGCGCGCCGCGCCCTCACCGCGCTCACCGAGCTGCACCGGCCCCAGGCGTTCGAGTTCCGCGTGGGCGAGCGGCACGTCGCCGCGACCGTCGAGCCGGTGCTCGACAACCTCGGCCGGCCGATCGCGTTCCGCGGCGTGATGCAGGACGTCACCCTCCGCCGCCGCATCGAGGAGCAGCTCGCCCGGTCCCAGGTGGAGCTGGAGCGGCACAGGGTACGGCTCGCCGAGGAGATGCAGCGCGCCCTGCTGCCGGACGCGCACCCGGAGCTGCCCGGCCTGCGCTTCGCGGTCCGCTACCACCCCGCGGAGAACACCGCCCAGGTGGGCGGCGACTGGTACGAGGCGACCACGCTGCCGGACGGCCGGGTGCTGATCGTCATCGGCGACGCGAGCGGGCACGGCCTGACCGCGGCCGCCCGCATGGCCCAGCTCCGCAACGCCCTGCTTGGCGTGGCGTTCACCGGCGCCGACCCGGCCGCGATCCTGCGCTGCCTCAACCGGCTCGTGCTCCACGTGCAGGAGCAGACCGCCACGGCGACCGCGGTCGTGGCCCACTTCGACCCGGCCACCCGGCGGCTCACCTGGGCCCGTGCCGGGCACCCCGCCCCCATCCTCGTCCGTGACGGCCGCGCCCGGCGGCTGCGCAACGACTTCGGGCCGCTGCTCGGCGCCACCGAGGAGGCCGACTACCGCGCCACCACCACCGCGCTGCGCCCGGGCGACCTCGTGCTGCTCTACACCGACGGCCTCGTGGAGCGGCGCGGCGGCGACCTCGCCGACCCGGCCCGCGCCCTGCGGCGCACGGTACTCGGCGACGACCCGGCCGCCGACCCCGACCGCATGCTCGCCGCCTTCGACATCGGCAACCCCGA
This window encodes:
- a CDS encoding PP2C family protein-serine/threonine phosphatase; translation: MVGYLPDGRETREVTVNPSTVVEEPEWPLAGRMGCTPDEVLDHLQRITGDERVVPRAHAHRPEAAEPVPPWIDALLDVVPTPAALLVPIRDPGGTIVEFRIDRCNGEAADLMGRAARRIIGRRLCEVFPGIGPSGLFEAYVKVMRTGEPVRLGPLTYQEPVNGVLCPVVLSVRARRVADGLLVSWQFHDDQARLAAHLRDVERMGRLGWAEWNLVTGKISWTGQLYEIFRGHAPRLPLPLDEIPDHVHPDDAPEARRALTALTELHRPQAFEFRVGERHVAATVEPVLDNLGRPIAFRGVMQDVTLRRRIEEQLARSQVELERHRVRLAEEMQRALLPDAHPELPGLRFAVRYHPAENTAQVGGDWYEATTLPDGRVLIVIGDASGHGLTAAARMAQLRNALLGVAFTGADPAAILRCLNRLVLHVQEQTATATAVVAHFDPATRRLTWARAGHPAPILVRDGRARRLRNDFGPLLGATEEADYRATTTALRPGDLVLLYTDGLVERRGGDLADPARALRRTVLGDDPAADPDRMLAAFDIGNPEDDTCVLAFQVVPEPC